The sequence CAGAACCTTTATGGTGAAGAAACATTACTGGAAGTAGAGAATAACTCAAAAGAAATTACTAATCAACTGAATGCCAATGGAAATCTTCCATACAATATCGTGTTTAAAACAATTTTAACGAATGCCAATGATATCCGGAAAGTAATGTTAGAAGCGAATAGTGATGAAAACTGTGCCGGTGTTATTACATGGATGCATACATTTTCTCCAGCGAAAATGTGGATTGCTGGCCTTGCTGCTTTGCAAAAGCCGTTACTCCATTTGAATACGCAGTTTAATCGAGATATTCCGTGGCAAGCGATTGATATGGACTTTATGAATACTAATCAATCTGCACACGGAGATCGTGAATATGGTTTTATCGGCACACGTATGAACATTTCGCGTAAAGTAGTCGTCGGTCATTGGTCAAATAAAGATGTGACAGAGAAAGTGGCTAGCTGGATGAACACGGCAGTTGCTGTGACAGAGGGTACGAATATTAGAGTGGCGCGCTTTGGTGATAATATGCGTAATGTTGCTGTGACGGATGGTGACAAAGTAGAAGCGCAGATTAAGTTTGGCTGGACAGTAGATTATTATGGTATTGGTGATCTAGTCGCAGAAATGGCGACAGTATCAGATGATGCCATTGCCAATTTGTATAAAGAGTATGAGACGTTGTATGAACTGCCTGTGGAAGCAAGTGAGCCAGGTGCTGTCAGAGACTCTATCTTGGAACAAGCCCGTATTGAATTAGGATTAAAGTCGTTTTTATCAGCCCGTAATTATAATGCATTTACAACCAATTTTGAGGATCTGCATGGCATGAAACAGCTACCAGGACTCGCGGCTCAACGTTTAATGGCGGAAGGCTATGGTTTTGCGGGAGAAGGGGACTGGAGAACGGCAGCCTTGTTACGCATGATGAAAGTCATTGCCAATAACGAAGGGACTTCGTTTATGGAAGATTATACGTACCACTTGGAGCCCGAAAATGAAATGGTATTAGGTTCACATATGCTAGAAATTTGCCCGACAATCGCAGCAACGAAGCCTCGGATTGTTGTTCAGCCTCTTGGGATTGGCGGTAAAGAGGATCCAGCTCGTCTCGTATTTGATGGACAAGGTGGAAGTGCAGTTGTTGCTTCGCTTATCGAATTAGGTGGTAGATATCGTCTCGTTGTCAACGCTGTACAAGCCCAACATACGATGGAAGAAACACCTAATTTACCTGTGGCGAAAGTATTATGGAAACCGGAACCTTCGCTTGCTGAAGCAACTGAATCATGGATTTATGCGGGAGGAGCACACCACACGGTATTTTCATTAAACGTGACTGTAGAACAATTATATGAGTTTGCGGATATGGCTAATATTGAATGTGTTGTGATTGATAAAGATACGAATGTCAGACAGTTGAGAAGTCAATTGAAGTTGGGCGCAGCAGTTTGGCAGTAAGTTATTATGAGGAACATGTATGTTTAAGGAGGACATTTTACTATGCATACGACAGCTAGTTTAATCAAACAGCTTGAAGAAATGGATATTGATCAGAATGGAACAATCATTGTTCATTCGTCAATGAAAAGTATTGGGCATGTAGAAGATGGTGCGGATGCAGTGCTGGATGCATTGTCGACCTTTATGGCAAAGGGGCTACTCGTTTTCCCAACGCATACATGGAAAGATATTAACAAGGATAATCCGAAATTTTATGTGGATAGCTCGCCTTCACATATCGGCATATTAACTGAGAAATTTAGACAGCGCCCACATGTGATTCGCTCACTACACCCCACGCATTCAGTGGCCGCACTAGGGGGAGATGCATTATCGTTTACGGCTGATAATGAAAAGTTTGACACTCCTTGCGCACGAGGATCTTCATGGGGCAAATTGTTAGACCGTGAAGCAAAGATATTGTTAGTCGGTGTTGATTTACGACGCAATACATTTATCCACGGGATAGAGGAATGGCTGGATATACCGAATCGAATGACAGATGCTCATGAGCAATTATTTACTGTGCTACCAGATGGAACGGAAATATCTGTACCATCTCGAAGGCACCATGGTTTAGACTGGTCGGCGCACTACTGGAAGGTTGAGGAGTTGTTAGCGAGCAAAGGAGCCATTCAGTATGGAAAACTTGGCGATGCTACCGTACTTGTTTGCGATACTGTGAAGTTAACACACTATATAACGGATATGTTGAACAGTAATCCGGAGCTATTTTCTGATAATGAGCCGCTAGCAATAGAATTGATTTAATTGTAAAAACACAGGGTTATATTTTACTATGCCCCTGTGTTTTTTGTACAGAGAAACACAAGGCGTGCGAACGGTTAAATAGCTCTTTTAGTAGGAGGAGAATATGAAAAAGAAAATCACGGTTTTTCTAGCGGTATTGTGTGCGTTTATGTCACTTTCGATAAGTGTCTATGCGGATAATCCTGTTATTAAAGATCGTTTCTCTGCTGACCCAGCGGCATTGGTGCATGATGGTAAGGTTTATTTGTATACGGGTCACGATGAAGCAAGACCTAGTGGCAACACCTTTGTGATGAGAGAATGGAATATACATTCATCTGAAGACCTTGTGAACTGGAAGTTAGAAGGGCATTTGCCACGGACGGCATTTAAATGGGCGCAAAGGGATAGTGCTTGGGCTTCTCAAGTGGTTGAAAGAGATGGACAATTTTACTGGTATGTGACTGTTTTTAATGGTGATCCAGCTGACCCTGGCTATTCAATCGGTGTGGCGCAATCGGAGCATCCGGTGAAGGGATTTAGAGATGCGCTCGGAGGTCCGCTTATTGCACCTAGCATGACAGCGAATCCCGAATACATGGGGACGGTGCCATGGGATGATATTGATCCGACTGTTTTTGTTGATAAAGATGATCAAGCTTATCTCTATTGGGGAAATACGCATCTGTATTATGTGAAATTGAAAGACAATATGATTGAACTAGATAGTGAGATTCGGCGTGTGGAAATCGCTAATATGCCCGTTGGCTTTACAGAAGCACCTTGGTTGCATGAACGTGATGGGCTGTATTACTTGACTTATGCCTTGAATTATCCGGAAGAGCTTGGTTATGCGATGAGTGACAATCCAGCAGGTCCTTGGACGTATAAGGGTAAGTTGATGGATAAGCTGCCGGGAAGTTCAACGAGTCATCCGGCAATTATTCAGTTTGAAGAGCAGTGGTATTTTATCTATCATTCAGCTGCATTACCTACTGGAGGCGAGTTTAGACGGGCGACTTCAATTGAGAAAATGGTTTATAACCCGAATGGAACCATTCAAAAAATAGTACCAACTGCATCTGGTATCAGTGATGATAGTTATTTACTCCAAACTTATAGCAATACGGATCATTATGTGCGCCATATGGGAATGGGTCTTCAAATAGCAGCTATTAAGAAGGATGACTCGAATTTTAAATGGCATGTCGTTCCTGGATTGGCGGATTACGATGAAGCATATATATCCTTTCAATCGGATACTCGGCCTGGTTTTTATATGAAAAGAAAAGACGAACAACTTGTAATGGCTAAGCACGATGGAACAGATAGCTTTAAAGAAGCGGCAACCTTTCGAGTTATCCCAGGTTTAGCCGATAAAACAGCATCTTCTTATCAAGCGTATGGCGATGAGTTGTATTTGTATCATGATGCGAATAATCAATTGACATTAGCGACGATGACCGTAGCTCAAGATAACGAACGTGCAACTTTTCGACTGAAGGGTGAAGAATCAGATACCGATAAAGCTGAAGTGTCTAAGGAAGCAGATGTATTATCTAAAGTGGTTAACGCAAATTATGTACTAGTAGGCCTCATCGTCCTTGGGTTGGTTATCACTGTTATAGTGTATGTGAGAAGAAAACGTAAATAGGGATTGTAGATTGTTCGAGGTGACGTGGTGTACTCGTACGTTCGGTTTTGGCTATATACGAATAAATAAACAATGCATATAATGAATGAATCTGTTGAAATAACCTAGTATATATGAGGAAAGTCACGAATAGTGAATCTATTAAGATAATAAGCACCAAATACCATTGACAATCAATAAAATAACTATTATAATTTAAAACAATACGACGTACGTACGAGTTGGATGATAGTTATTTCATTCGGATACGTACATCTCTGGGTTCTGATGAGCCTCTGTAAAAAGTAATAAAGTTGAAATGTTTACTTTTATTCTATGTGAAAGCGCTTTAACTAAAAGTGTTTATTGTGCAGTATTAAGAAGCGTCCATTAAAAATGAACTAATTAAAAATTCGGAGGTGATATTTTGAGCACGATGAATATAAAGAAAATAGGAATCGTCGGCATTGTGTTAGCGTTAGCCCTTTTCCAA comes from Sporosarcina sp. FSL K6-3457 and encodes:
- a CDS encoding AAC(3) family N-acetyltransferase, producing MHTTASLIKQLEEMDIDQNGTIIVHSSMKSIGHVEDGADAVLDALSTFMAKGLLVFPTHTWKDINKDNPKFYVDSSPSHIGILTEKFRQRPHVIRSLHPTHSVAALGGDALSFTADNEKFDTPCARGSSWGKLLDREAKILLVGVDLRRNTFIHGIEEWLDIPNRMTDAHEQLFTVLPDGTEISVPSRRHHGLDWSAHYWKVEELLASKGAIQYGKLGDATVLVCDTVKLTHYITDMLNSNPELFSDNEPLAIELI
- a CDS encoding family 43 glycosylhydrolase gives rise to the protein MKKKITVFLAVLCAFMSLSISVYADNPVIKDRFSADPAALVHDGKVYLYTGHDEARPSGNTFVMREWNIHSSEDLVNWKLEGHLPRTAFKWAQRDSAWASQVVERDGQFYWYVTVFNGDPADPGYSIGVAQSEHPVKGFRDALGGPLIAPSMTANPEYMGTVPWDDIDPTVFVDKDDQAYLYWGNTHLYYVKLKDNMIELDSEIRRVEIANMPVGFTEAPWLHERDGLYYLTYALNYPEELGYAMSDNPAGPWTYKGKLMDKLPGSSTSHPAIIQFEEQWYFIYHSAALPTGGEFRRATSIEKMVYNPNGTIQKIVPTASGISDDSYLLQTYSNTDHYVRHMGMGLQIAAIKKDDSNFKWHVVPGLADYDEAYISFQSDTRPGFYMKRKDEQLVMAKHDGTDSFKEAATFRVIPGLADKTASSYQAYGDELYLYHDANNQLTLATMTVAQDNERATFRLKGEESDTDKAEVSKEADVLSKVVNANYVLVGLIVLGLVITVIVYVRRKRK
- the araA gene encoding L-arabinose isomerase; translated protein: MLAIKPYEFWFLTGSQNLYGEETLLEVENNSKEITNQLNANGNLPYNIVFKTILTNANDIRKVMLEANSDENCAGVITWMHTFSPAKMWIAGLAALQKPLLHLNTQFNRDIPWQAIDMDFMNTNQSAHGDREYGFIGTRMNISRKVVVGHWSNKDVTEKVASWMNTAVAVTEGTNIRVARFGDNMRNVAVTDGDKVEAQIKFGWTVDYYGIGDLVAEMATVSDDAIANLYKEYETLYELPVEASEPGAVRDSILEQARIELGLKSFLSARNYNAFTTNFEDLHGMKQLPGLAAQRLMAEGYGFAGEGDWRTAALLRMMKVIANNEGTSFMEDYTYHLEPENEMVLGSHMLEICPTIAATKPRIVVQPLGIGGKEDPARLVFDGQGGSAVVASLIELGGRYRLVVNAVQAQHTMEETPNLPVAKVLWKPEPSLAEATESWIYAGGAHHTVFSLNVTVEQLYEFADMANIECVVIDKDTNVRQLRSQLKLGAAVWQ